In a single window of the Nocardioides sp. L-11A genome:
- the ppdK gene encoding pyruvate, phosphate dikinase, which produces MNSYVYSFDAPGNPDRDLLGGKGAELARLVQLGLPVPPGFTVTTAACRQVLEQGCRPAGMAGDLAHHLALLEERTGLALGGVERPLLLAVRSGPASSMPGLMDTVLDIGLNDETVVALARVSGDERFAWDCYRRLVQMFGETVLGVPAASFAELTETLLADRGATGIPALGAEGLRELVERGKTLCEVVAGRSLPQDPRKQLDLAIDAVFASWQGERARLYRRRFGIPEHLGTAVNVQAMVFGNRGATSGSGVAFTRDPVTGELGDYGEYLTDAQGEDVVSGARTAVPLARLRDIDLPSYRQLRSIMCALEHHYRDLCDIEFTIEDGRLWILQTRVGKRSPAAAFRIAADLVEEGMITEDEALVRVTGDQLTQLMFPQLDERSAGRAVAVGLAASPGAAVGRVVLDGATAVALATRGEDVVLVRPETRADDVPGMVAARAVITARGGRTSHAAIVARGMGLPAVCGVEGLGIDMDTRRVSLNGQRLFAEGDVITVDGGSGKVHHGHHRTVPSDVTRWLDGEAVESPLVASVSRLLAHADRTRRVGVRANADSGRDIARALRYGAEGVGLVRTERMFLGDRRTYVERVLIDSDSEREAALRELTALQRESFAVLLAAADGRPVTIRLLDAPAHEFLPDLTDLAVRAESAAARGCPDESLQARLAAVRRHHEANPMTGLRGVRLAIVRPELVVAQATAAFEAAAELRERGRPFDLELMVPMVSSAAELSVVAASVARAAEDVAARRDRVPYRLGAMVETPRAAVTAARIAEVSDFLSLGTNDLTQLTWGLSRDDAERSILPRYLDEGLLRVSPFATIDQEGVGDLAACAVDGARSTRPSIPVGVCGEHAGDPASIGFLAGIGATYLSCSPFRVPVARLEAGRAAVLAEGCPPDRFDELDLPFLAAVG; this is translated from the coding sequence GTGAACAGTTACGTGTACTCGTTCGACGCACCCGGCAACCCCGATCGTGACCTGCTGGGCGGCAAGGGGGCCGAGTTGGCCCGCTTGGTGCAGCTCGGTCTGCCGGTCCCGCCGGGCTTCACCGTCACCACTGCCGCCTGCCGGCAGGTGCTCGAGCAGGGATGCCGACCGGCCGGGATGGCGGGCGACCTCGCGCACCACCTCGCCCTCCTCGAGGAGCGGACCGGACTCGCCCTCGGAGGCGTGGAACGCCCCCTGCTGCTCGCGGTCCGCTCGGGGCCAGCCAGCTCGATGCCGGGCCTGATGGACACGGTCCTCGACATCGGCCTCAACGACGAGACCGTCGTGGCGCTGGCGCGCGTCTCCGGGGACGAGCGGTTCGCGTGGGACTGCTACCGGCGGCTCGTGCAGATGTTCGGGGAGACCGTGCTCGGCGTTCCGGCCGCGAGCTTCGCCGAGCTCACCGAGACCTTGCTGGCCGACCGCGGCGCCACGGGTATCCCCGCACTGGGCGCCGAGGGGCTCCGCGAGCTCGTCGAGCGCGGCAAGACGCTGTGCGAGGTGGTTGCTGGCCGTAGCCTTCCCCAGGACCCGCGCAAGCAGCTGGACCTCGCCATCGACGCCGTGTTCGCCTCCTGGCAGGGCGAACGCGCCCGCCTCTACCGCCGCAGGTTCGGCATCCCGGAGCACCTCGGGACCGCCGTCAACGTCCAGGCCATGGTGTTCGGCAATCGGGGCGCCACCTCGGGCAGCGGTGTGGCCTTCACCCGGGACCCTGTCACGGGCGAGCTCGGTGACTACGGCGAGTACCTCACGGACGCCCAGGGCGAGGATGTCGTCTCCGGCGCTCGGACCGCGGTGCCGCTCGCGCGGCTCAGGGACATCGACCTGCCGTCGTACCGGCAGCTCCGGTCGATCATGTGCGCCCTCGAACATCACTACCGCGACCTGTGTGACATCGAGTTCACCATCGAGGACGGCCGACTCTGGATCCTGCAGACCAGGGTCGGCAAGCGCAGCCCTGCCGCGGCCTTCCGGATCGCGGCCGATCTGGTCGAGGAGGGGATGATCACCGAGGACGAGGCACTCGTGCGCGTCACCGGTGACCAGCTCACGCAGCTGATGTTCCCCCAGCTCGACGAGAGATCGGCCGGACGGGCGGTCGCGGTCGGGCTCGCGGCCTCGCCGGGAGCGGCAGTCGGCAGAGTCGTCCTCGACGGCGCCACCGCGGTCGCCCTCGCCACACGTGGCGAGGACGTGGTCCTGGTCCGCCCCGAGACGCGCGCTGACGACGTGCCGGGCATGGTCGCCGCCCGGGCGGTGATCACGGCCCGCGGCGGTCGGACCTCCCACGCCGCCATCGTCGCGCGCGGCATGGGTCTTCCCGCCGTATGTGGTGTGGAGGGCCTCGGGATCGACATGGACACCCGCCGGGTGAGCCTGAACGGCCAGCGGTTGTTCGCCGAGGGTGATGTGATCACGGTGGACGGCGGGAGTGGAAAGGTCCACCACGGACACCACCGCACCGTGCCGTCGGACGTGACCCGGTGGCTCGACGGGGAGGCCGTCGAGTCTCCGCTCGTGGCGTCCGTGTCCCGGCTCCTGGCGCATGCCGATCGGACCCGTCGGGTCGGAGTCCGCGCCAACGCTGACTCGGGACGCGACATCGCCCGGGCCCTGCGCTACGGCGCCGAGGGCGTGGGCCTGGTCCGCACCGAGCGGATGTTCCTCGGCGATCGCAGGACCTACGTCGAGCGCGTCCTGATCGACAGTGACAGTGAGCGGGAGGCGGCGCTTCGCGAGCTGACCGCGCTCCAGCGCGAGAGTTTCGCCGTGCTCCTCGCCGCGGCCGACGGTCGCCCCGTGACGATCCGCCTGCTGGATGCTCCGGCGCACGAGTTCCTGCCGGACCTCACCGACCTCGCGGTGCGGGCCGAGAGTGCTGCCGCCCGCGGCTGCCCGGACGAGTCACTGCAGGCCAGACTGGCCGCCGTACGACGCCACCACGAAGCGAACCCGATGACCGGGTTGCGCGGCGTCCGGTTGGCGATCGTGCGGCCCGAGCTGGTCGTCGCCCAGGCGACGGCAGCATTCGAGGCTGCGGCGGAACTGCGTGAGCGCGGCCGGCCGTTCGACCTCGAGCTGATGGTGCCGATGGTGAGCTCCGCGGCGGAGCTCTCCGTGGTCGCCGCCTCGGTCGCGCGGGCCGCAGAGGACGTCGCGGCTCGCCGCGACCGCGTCCCCTATCGCCTCGGTGCCATGGTCGAGACCCCGCGGGCCGCGGTCACGGCCGCCCGGATCGCCGAGGTGTCCGACTTCCTGTCGCTGGGCACGAACGACCTGACCCAGCTGACCTGGGGACTGTCGCGCGATGACGCCGAGCGCTCGATCCTCCCGCGCTACCTCGACGAGGGACTGTTGCGGGTCTCGCCGTTCGCCACCATCGACCAGGAGGGTGTCGGCGATCTGGCCGCATGCGCGGTCGACGGTGCCAGGAGCACTCGCCCGAGCATCCCGGTCGGCGTCTGCGGGGAGCACGCCGGAGACCCGGCCTCGATCGGGTTCCTCGCCGGTATCGGCGCGACCTACCTGTCGTGCTCGCCGTTCCGCGTGCCCGTCGCCCGCTTGGAGGCCGGCCGCGCGGCGGTCCTGGCGGAGGGGTGTCCACCGGACCGGTTCGACGAGCTGGACCTCCCGTTCCTGGCGGCGGTCGGGTGA
- a CDS encoding DUF2157 domain-containing protein — protein MPTTRTLTSTRHAVEPRGEERHLEHQLAAWTAAGLITPDQARRLRDAERDARDARDRSRASLVPEALGYLGGVVVLVGAALLADQFWSDLATAWRMVVVGLAAAALVTAGAVVPPAAGPAGVRLRAVLWAAAVALAAVFLAVLTGQALDLTERPAAVATGAGTTAVAVALWRARPTILQQAAALAALAATAASLVILADEDSRVAGLGPWTVGVVWLLLARGGVLRSARTAFSLGGVTAVVGGIVAAGTDAGTATALATAGALVLLALRLRDVLLLGIGAAGVLLVLPMAVQDWFGGSLAAPLVLLVSGGGLIGAGVWIARTGRDERARHRRYDEGDPHLAVLMSAVVVVAVALVVGTTR, from the coding sequence ATGCCGACCACACGGACGCTGACATCCACCCGCCATGCGGTCGAGCCGCGTGGCGAGGAGCGCCACCTCGAGCACCAGCTGGCCGCGTGGACCGCGGCAGGGCTGATCACACCTGACCAGGCACGACGGCTGAGGGACGCCGAGAGGGACGCCCGCGACGCCCGGGACCGGTCCCGCGCGTCGCTGGTTCCGGAGGCACTCGGCTATCTCGGCGGCGTCGTCGTCCTGGTCGGTGCGGCACTGCTGGCCGACCAGTTCTGGAGCGACCTCGCCACTGCCTGGCGAATGGTCGTGGTCGGCCTGGCCGCGGCGGCGCTGGTCACGGCGGGCGCCGTTGTGCCTCCTGCCGCCGGACCCGCGGGGGTTCGCCTCCGCGCTGTGCTCTGGGCCGCCGCGGTCGCGCTGGCCGCCGTGTTCCTGGCCGTGCTCACCGGCCAGGCGTTGGACCTCACGGAGCGACCGGCCGCTGTCGCCACCGGCGCTGGAACGACCGCCGTCGCCGTGGCCCTGTGGCGCGCGCGTCCCACGATCCTCCAGCAGGCGGCCGCCCTGGCGGCCTTGGCCGCGACGGCTGCGTCGCTGGTCATCCTGGCCGATGAGGACAGCAGGGTCGCCGGTCTGGGGCCGTGGACGGTCGGCGTGGTCTGGTTGCTGCTGGCCCGCGGCGGGGTGCTTCGATCGGCGCGCACCGCCTTCTCGCTGGGTGGGGTGACAGCGGTCGTGGGTGGCATCGTAGCCGCAGGGACGGACGCCGGCACGGCGACGGCCCTGGCCACAGCCGGTGCGCTGGTGCTGCTTGCCCTCCGCCTCCGGGACGTGCTGCTGCTCGGGATCGGCGCTGCCGGAGTGCTGCTCGTGCTGCCGATGGCGGTCCAGGACTGGTTCGGTGGATCGCTCGCCGCGCCACTCGTGCTCCTCGTCTCCGGCGGCGGGCTCATCGGTGCGGGTGTGTGGATCGCGCGCACGGGACGTGACGAGCGAGCTCGACACCGCAGGTACGACGAAGGGGATCCGCACCTCGCGGTCCTGATGTCCGCGGTGGTCGTCGTCGCCGTCGCTCTCGTCGTCGGGACGACCCGATGA
- a CDS encoding DUF1003 domain-containing protein, giving the protein MHRPSAPVHRGPGIARHPGVERYFQRRAEDWQARLADAITALAGSMPFVWIHTVVFAVWMLAVEHSPWPTLTLVVSLEAIFLSTFVMIGQNRQAEVQQAKADHDFVEQELELKTNTELTREIHVLTQELHRRLLDPEVRTSEGAEA; this is encoded by the coding sequence ATGCACCGACCTTCCGCCCCGGTCCACCGCGGCCCCGGCATCGCGCGCCATCCCGGTGTCGAGCGCTACTTCCAGCGCCGGGCAGAGGACTGGCAGGCACGGCTGGCGGACGCGATCACCGCGCTCGCCGGGTCGATGCCGTTCGTGTGGATCCACACGGTGGTGTTCGCCGTCTGGATGTTGGCCGTCGAGCACAGCCCCTGGCCGACTCTCACACTGGTGGTCTCGCTCGAGGCCATCTTCTTGTCGACCTTCGTGATGATCGGTCAGAACCGTCAGGCCGAGGTCCAGCAGGCGAAGGCGGACCACGACTTCGTCGAGCAGGAACTCGAGCTGAAGACCAACACCGAGCTCACCCGAGAGATCCACGTGCTGACGCAGGAGCTGCACCGCCGGCTGCTCGACCCTGAGGTGAGGACGAGCGAAGGAGCGGAGGCATGA
- a CDS encoding SHOCT domain-containing protein has protein sequence MMWDDGHYYFGWPGMLLVMVVSWGLVGAAVYLGARWLGRDRASSDPLAILDERLARGEIDVEEYTRLWEAITDRRPVVRPR, from the coding sequence ATGATGTGGGACGACGGGCACTACTACTTCGGCTGGCCCGGGATGCTGCTGGTGATGGTGGTGTCCTGGGGCCTGGTGGGCGCCGCGGTCTACCTCGGCGCCCGGTGGCTCGGGCGGGACCGGGCGTCCTCCGATCCGCTAGCGATCCTCGACGAGCGCCTCGCTCGTGGTGAGATCGACGTCGAGGAGTACACCCGGCTCTGGGAGGCGATCACGGACCGCCGTCCGGTGGTGCGGCCCCGATGA
- a CDS encoding CBS domain-containing protein, whose amino-acid sequence MNAQPVTVRADQPISAAARVLARHAVTALPVVDGDARIVGVISEADVIARTCLTDPVGDAMSRVVALVHPETDVTELRAVLTRTAVKSLPVVDAADQVVGVVSRSDLVRAFAHDDERLEEDVADALAHARVPGCRVSVRNGIVYLTGPVAADAPLLAAALDAVAATPGVVAVRRG is encoded by the coding sequence ATGAACGCGCAACCGGTCACGGTGCGCGCCGATCAGCCGATCAGCGCCGCGGCACGCGTCCTTGCGCGCCACGCCGTCACCGCACTGCCCGTGGTCGATGGCGACGCGCGGATCGTCGGGGTGATCAGCGAGGCCGATGTGATCGCCCGGACCTGCCTGACGGACCCGGTCGGCGATGCGATGAGCCGGGTCGTCGCGCTTGTGCACCCGGAGACGGACGTCACCGAGCTGCGGGCCGTCCTGACCCGCACCGCGGTGAAGAGCCTGCCGGTCGTGGACGCCGCCGATCAGGTCGTCGGCGTCGTGAGCCGCAGCGACCTGGTCCGCGCCTTCGCGCACGACGACGAGAGGCTCGAGGAGGACGTCGCCGACGCCCTCGCGCACGCCCGGGTGCCGGGGTGCCGCGTGAGCGTCCGCAACGGCATCGTGTACCTCACCGGCCCCGTCGCCGCCGACGCACCCCTCCTGGCAGCCGCACTCGACGCGGTCGCGGCCACCCCGGGCGTGGTCGCCGTGCGGAGGGGGTGA
- a CDS encoding pyridoxamine 5'-phosphate oxidase family protein encodes MTRLEELDVAVCERLLRRGVFGRIVLVANGRPEIIPVNYTTHDDAAWIRTSPGSLLDRYADGKPLLLEVDHVDHERSHGWSVIARGRGERVPELERTDAERRIPGPPRWVRREDELWIQLRWEELTGRRTGPGWDLTAGLPVDRIGR; translated from the coding sequence ATGACCCGTCTCGAGGAGCTGGACGTCGCGGTGTGCGAGCGGCTACTGCGCCGCGGCGTGTTCGGCCGGATCGTGCTCGTGGCGAACGGTCGACCCGAGATCATTCCGGTCAACTACACCACCCATGACGACGCGGCCTGGATCCGCACCTCGCCAGGTTCGCTCCTGGATCGGTACGCCGACGGGAAGCCGCTGCTTCTGGAGGTGGACCATGTCGACCACGAGCGCAGTCACGGCTGGTCGGTGATCGCACGCGGTCGCGGCGAGCGCGTGCCCGAGCTCGAGCGCACGGACGCGGAACGACGGATCCCGGGCCCACCGCGCTGGGTGCGACGCGAGGACGAGTTGTGGATCCAGCTGCGCTGGGAGGAGCTCACCGGGCGTCGTACCGGACCGGGCTGGGACCTGACCGCAGGACTCCCCGTGGACAGGATCGGGCGATGA
- a CDS encoding GNAT family N-acetyltransferase gives MTSAEVLLSDGGLAQIRPLESRDGPGVHALHERASDDALRLRFFSGGSRTARIYVDRVLDSPDTMALVALMGERVVALATAEPVDTETCEVAFLVADDLAGHGLGTLLLEHLAARARDQGIRRFTALVLSDNHRMLDVFARAGFLVSRTSRRGECELSMDTAVTPEVQEAVDLREFLSEARSLHPLLAPRSVAVYGVRRDGTGIGAAVLAAVRRDGFTGDVVAIHPRAEAIGEVPARRRLGEGAPVDLAVIAVPVADVLDALEDAIAGGARGAVVISAGFGEMGTEGARLQRELGRTARRHGVRLVGPNCLGVLDNATDVRLNATFGLRAPQPGSLAVASQSGGVGIALMDLLAREGVGVRAFISLGNKVDVSGNDLLAAWYDDPEVTCAALYLESFGNARKFARFARRFSQRKPLVAVVGGRSAGGRRAGSSHTAAAATPVVGVAALLAQSGVIACRDAEELADTVTVLTREPLPGGNRLGVLSNAGGLGVLAADAAQDAGLEVAAFSPSLRAEVGALVSQTAGSTNPVDAGAGADAGRLAAIADVVLASDEVDALLVVLVATDTNDVTGALDALADVRRRYPERSVVAVGLGAGEDGPRSGITTLRSSAAAVAALGRASSYAAWRRAVVPPPPVPDPVRARQARDEAIYLLARTGPEGWVVPGDAAALLHRYGLESVGLVAAVADAPRAAERIGFPVAVKVASADVVHRTERRLVATGLTSAPDVALAASDLERRVGRPCAVLVQPMVSGVEMALGMVRDPVLGPLVMVAPGGVATDLADDRAFLLPPFGSGEFQRVLHTLRTWPLLDGFRGAARVDVEAFADAASAVGQLAVDVPEIAELDLNPVVVAEDGIHLVDVKMRLAAGESLDEPRQLRRT, from the coding sequence ATGACCTCGGCCGAGGTCCTGCTCAGCGACGGCGGCCTGGCACAGATCCGGCCGCTGGAGAGCCGGGACGGACCGGGTGTGCACGCGCTCCATGAGCGTGCGTCCGACGACGCACTGCGGCTGCGGTTCTTCAGCGGCGGCTCGCGGACAGCCCGGATCTACGTCGACAGGGTTCTCGACTCACCGGACACGATGGCTCTCGTCGCACTCATGGGCGAGCGAGTGGTCGCTCTCGCGACCGCCGAACCCGTCGACACCGAGACCTGCGAGGTAGCCTTCCTGGTCGCCGACGATCTCGCCGGGCACGGCCTCGGCACCCTCCTCCTCGAGCACCTGGCGGCACGCGCTCGGGATCAAGGGATCCGGCGATTCACCGCCCTCGTGCTCTCGGACAACCACCGGATGCTCGATGTCTTCGCCCGTGCCGGGTTCCTGGTCTCGCGCACCAGCAGGCGGGGAGAGTGCGAGCTCAGCATGGATACTGCTGTCACTCCGGAGGTTCAGGAGGCCGTCGACCTGCGTGAGTTCCTCTCGGAGGCCCGCTCGCTGCACCCCTTGCTGGCGCCACGCTCGGTCGCCGTCTACGGTGTTCGGCGCGACGGCACCGGCATCGGCGCGGCCGTCCTGGCCGCGGTCCGCCGGGACGGATTCACCGGTGACGTCGTGGCGATCCACCCTCGCGCCGAGGCGATCGGCGAGGTGCCGGCCCGCCGCCGCCTGGGCGAGGGCGCGCCGGTGGATCTCGCGGTCATCGCAGTGCCGGTCGCGGACGTCCTCGATGCGCTCGAGGACGCGATCGCCGGTGGAGCACGCGGCGCCGTGGTCATCTCGGCGGGGTTCGGCGAGATGGGCACCGAGGGGGCGCGCCTCCAGCGGGAACTGGGACGCACCGCCCGCCGCCACGGCGTCCGGCTCGTCGGCCCCAACTGTCTCGGCGTGCTCGACAACGCGACCGACGTGCGGCTCAACGCGACCTTCGGCCTGCGGGCGCCACAGCCGGGCAGCCTGGCGGTCGCCAGCCAGTCCGGTGGCGTCGGCATCGCCCTCATGGACCTGCTCGCCCGCGAAGGTGTCGGTGTCCGCGCCTTCATCTCGCTCGGCAACAAGGTCGACGTGTCGGGCAACGACCTTCTCGCGGCCTGGTACGACGACCCCGAGGTCACCTGTGCGGCGCTCTACCTCGAGTCCTTCGGGAACGCACGCAAGTTCGCGCGCTTCGCGCGACGCTTCTCGCAACGCAAGCCGCTGGTCGCCGTAGTCGGCGGCCGGTCCGCCGGTGGTCGTCGGGCAGGCTCCTCACACACCGCGGCAGCCGCGACTCCTGTGGTCGGCGTGGCGGCGCTCCTCGCGCAGAGCGGGGTGATCGCGTGCCGCGACGCCGAGGAGTTGGCCGACACCGTGACGGTGCTGACCCGCGAGCCGCTCCCGGGCGGCAACCGGCTCGGGGTGCTGAGCAACGCCGGCGGACTGGGTGTCCTGGCGGCCGACGCGGCGCAGGACGCCGGGCTCGAGGTCGCTGCGTTCTCTCCGTCCCTGCGAGCGGAGGTCGGCGCGTTGGTCTCGCAGACCGCCGGGTCGACGAACCCCGTCGACGCCGGAGCCGGCGCGGATGCCGGCCGGCTGGCTGCGATCGCCGACGTCGTCTTGGCCTCGGACGAGGTCGATGCGCTGCTCGTGGTCCTGGTCGCGACCGACACGAACGACGTGACGGGAGCCCTCGACGCACTCGCCGACGTACGACGCCGGTACCCGGAGCGATCGGTGGTCGCGGTCGGGCTCGGGGCGGGCGAGGACGGACCGCGCTCCGGGATCACAACGCTGCGGTCGAGCGCCGCAGCCGTCGCCGCCCTCGGCCGGGCTTCGTCCTACGCGGCGTGGCGACGTGCCGTCGTCCCACCGCCGCCCGTCCCGGACCCGGTTCGTGCGCGGCAGGCGCGGGACGAGGCGATCTACCTGCTCGCGCGGACCGGTCCCGAGGGTTGGGTCGTCCCGGGCGATGCGGCGGCGCTGCTGCACCGCTACGGCCTCGAGTCCGTGGGTCTCGTCGCGGCGGTCGCGGACGCACCGCGGGCCGCCGAGCGGATCGGCTTCCCGGTCGCGGTCAAGGTCGCGAGCGCCGACGTGGTCCACCGCACCGAACGGAGGCTGGTGGCCACGGGACTGACGTCCGCGCCGGACGTGGCCCTCGCCGCCAGCGACCTGGAACGTCGCGTGGGCCGACCTTGTGCGGTGTTGGTGCAGCCGATGGTGTCCGGGGTCGAGATGGCGCTCGGCATGGTTCGCGACCCCGTCCTCGGGCCTCTCGTGATGGTGGCACCGGGAGGTGTCGCCACAGACCTGGCCGACGATCGCGCGTTCCTGCTCCCGCCGTTCGGCTCCGGCGAGTTCCAGCGGGTCCTCCACACCCTGCGCACGTGGCCTCTCCTCGACGGCTTCCGGGGCGCGGCGCGGGTGGATGTCGAGGCGTTCGCAGATGCCGCGTCGGCAGTCGGGCAGCTCGCTGTCGACGTGCCCGAGATCGCGGAGCTGGACCTCAACCCGGTGGTGGTCGCCGAGGACGGGATCCACCTCGTCGACGTCAAGATGCGCCTGGCGGCGGGAGAGTCGCTGGACGAGCCGCGCCAGCTGCGCCGGACGTGA